Sequence from the Gemmatimonadota bacterium genome:
GCGCGTCCGCCACGCTCGGTTCTGGCGCGGGGATGCCACCCTGCTCGAAGGCCGGATCGGCCTCCAGGTGGCGGCAGAGGCCAGCCTCAGCCCGGCCCGCACGGTCGAGCTGGTCGTGCGCGATGCTGCCGGCAACACGCTGCACCGCGAAAGCTGGGAGCAGTCCATCTCGGCCCGGACGCTGGCACTGGCGCAGCAGGAGGGCGGCATCGAGCTCACCATCCCCTTTACCGTGGCGCTCGCCGCCGGCTCCTACGCCATCGGTGTGGCCAGCCGCGGCAGCGGCGCCGCTGATTCCGTGCTGGCCGCAGTGGAATCGTTCCCTTCCCCGCCGCTCTTGTCGGATCTGGTGCTGAGCAGCGGCATCCGGGTGCTGGGCGCGGGCGAGGCGGCGACTGCCGCGGAGATGCAAAAGGGCCGCTACGCCATCGAGCAGGGCACGCGCGTCACGCTGACGCCATTCCAGCCCAGGCTCTGGTATTACTTCGAGCTGTATGCGCCCCTGGGCGCGGCGCCCGCGCCGGTATCGCTCCGCTTCTCCGTCTGGCCCACTGCCGGGCGCGTTCAGCCGCTGGTGCGAACCGAGCGTACTTCCACGTTGACGCCGCCGGGCGGCGTGGAGACGGGCGGCCTCGACCTGGCGGGGCTGCCGCCGGGCGAGTACCGGTTGGTGGTCGAGGCAGAGGCGGGCGGCCGCCAGGAGCGGCGCGAGACCGAGTTCACCATGGCGGGGTTCGAGACGCAGCCGCTCGCCCCGGCGGCGCAGCCGGCGCGGGCCGAGAGCCGCGAGGAGGCGTTGCTCGAGCGCTATTTCGCGGCGCCGCTGAGCGATGATGCTACGATCCGGCAGTTCGTGGAAGCGCTGATTATCGCGACGCCGGCCGAGCCGGTGGCCAAGTCGGTGCGCGAGCTTTCGCCGGATGGGCAGCGCCGCTTCCTGGCCAGATACTGGGCGCGGCTCGACCGCACGCCGGCCACCGAGGCGCACGAGCTGCTCGAGGAGTGGATGGGGCGGGTCGAGTACGCCAGTCGCAACTATGCCGAGCGAGACATCGGCCGGCCGGGCGTGCAGAGTGATCGTGGGCGGATCTACCTGAAGTACGGGGAGCCGGACGAGAAGCTGGCGCAGCCCACGTCCGGGAACCGCGAGGTCGAGATCTGGAAGTACACGCGTCAGCGCCACATCAAGTTCGCGTTCCTGGACGAGTCGGGGTTCCAACATTTCCGGCTGGTCATGACCACGGATCCCTTCGAGGCGAGTCTGCCGGACTGGATGGAGCGGGTCGCGGACGCCGAGCTGATCCGGCTGATCCTGAGATTCTGAGTGCTAAGTCGCCCATTCACCTGGAGAGAAGAAACAATGAGATTCCGACGCTTCTCGCGTATGGCGCCGTCCCTGGGCGTGCTGGCCCTGGCGGCGCTGGGCGCGGCTTGCGAGGAGGACCCGACCGAAGCGGGCAGCGGCGATCCGGCCACTATCGTGGTGAGTCGATCGGTGACCAACCAGCTCGTGCCGGTCCCGTTCACGCTCACGGCGCAGGTCCTCGACCGGCGCTTCACGCGGCTGCCCACGGCGATTGAGGCCGCTTCCGCCAAGCCGGCCGTCGTGCGGGTGGATAGCACGAACTTTTTCCTGGAGCTGAGGGAGACGCGCGTGTTCCTGACGCCGCTCGCGGCCGACACGAGCACGATCATCACCTTCTCGGCATCGGGCCTCAGCGCGACCACGAAAGTCGTGTCCGTGAAGCAATGACCAGGAAGTCCGTCTGCCTGGCTGCCGCCTCGCCCGTAATCAGGTTCGTGATGACGACGTGCAGGCGGTAGCGGCCGGGCCCCACCTGGGAGGCCACGCGCCGAATCTCCTGGACCGGGCCACTGGCGGCTGGCCGCGCCGCACCCTCGAAGCGGAGCGTGGTGGGCCCGCCGCCCAGGCCGAGCAGCCGCTTGAGGCGTGACCACGCGCCCGCGCCGCTGCCGGCGAGGCGAATCTCGGTGCGGTAGGGCGTACCCTCCGGCAGGTTGTAAATCTCGTAAAATACGGTGAGGGCTCTGCCCGCCTGGAATTGGCGGGGTGGCACCAATGCCAGTCGCGCCTGGCCGCGGTGCCAGGACCCGGTGGTGTCGGGCTCGGCCAGCACAATGTCGCTCACCCCCAGTTCTGGCCCGCGGTATTCCGGGATGCGGGTAACGCCGCCGTAGAGCTGGCCCTGGCCGGGCTGCGCGGCGCTTCGTACTACCAGGCGGTGGACCGCCTGGAGTGACGGAGGCGCGGCCAGTTGAACGTGGGTGCGTAGATACTGCCCCCGCTCGAGGCGCGCCTGCGAGCGGAAGTGAAGAGTCGTGTCCACGCGACTGCTCTGCCTGCTTGTGGTGTCGATCACAATAAAGGAGAGCTGCAGCGAGTATACCGTCTCCCCCTCGAGCTCGAGCGGCTCGAGCTGGTCTCCGGGGATGGCCAGCGCCGCAGTGAC
This genomic interval carries:
- a CDS encoding GWxTD domain-containing protein; amino-acid sequence: MKHNRSSSGLPLQALAILALAAGIASAAQAVGAQRDGVRVRHARFWRGDATLLEGRIGLQVAAEASLSPARTVELVVRDAAGNTLHRESWEQSISARTLALAQQEGGIELTIPFTVALAAGSYAIGVASRGSGAADSVLAAVESFPSPPLLSDLVLSSGIRVLGAGEAATAAEMQKGRYAIEQGTRVTLTPFQPRLWYYFELYAPLGAAPAPVSLRFSVWPTAGRVQPLVRTERTSTLTPPGGVETGGLDLAGLPPGEYRLVVEAEAGGRQERRETEFTMAGFETQPLAPAAQPARAESREEALLERYFAAPLSDDATIRQFVEALIIATPAEPVAKSVRELSPDGQRRFLARYWARLDRTPATEAHELLEEWMGRVEYASRNYAERDIGRPGVQSDRGRIYLKYGEPDEKLAQPTSGNREVEIWKYTRQRHIKFAFLDESGFQHFRLVMTTDPFEASLPDWMERVADAELIRLILRF